Proteins encoded by one window of Salmonirosea aquatica:
- the nirD gene encoding nitrite reductase small subunit NirD, whose translation MLLTLEKNETITWHLACRAEDVPEDGGACALIEGRQVAVFNFTRRGEWYATDNQCPHRQQMALSRGMIGSQGGEPKVACPFHKKTFSLQSGKCLSDKGYEIATYEVRVEDGLVYVAL comes from the coding sequence ATGCTGCTCACATTAGAAAAGAACGAAACCATAACCTGGCACCTTGCCTGCCGGGCCGAAGATGTACCCGAAGATGGCGGAGCCTGTGCCCTGATCGAAGGGCGGCAGGTGGCTGTCTTTAATTTCACTCGCCGGGGCGAGTGGTACGCCACCGACAACCAATGCCCGCACCGTCAGCAAATGGCGCTTTCACGGGGTATGATCGGCAGCCAGGGCGGAGAGCCGAAGGTAGCCTGCCCTTTTCATAAGAAAACCTTTTCGCTGCAAAGCGGAAAATGCCTGAGTGACAAAGGGTATGAAATAGCCACTTACGAGGTACGGGTTGAAGACGGCCTGGTCTATGTAGCCCTATAA
- a CDS encoding NarK family nitrate/nitrite MFS transporter, translating to MKPLEKLNMFSFKGVQMRTFHLSWIAFFMCFFGWFGLAPLMKVIKDDLGLSKEQIGNIIIASVAATVVARVLIGRLCDTFGPRKTYTVLLAVCAIPVMAVGLSYNYETFLLFRLAIGVIGASFVITQYHTSVMFDKKIVGTANAVTGGWGNLGGGVTNMVMPLIFAAFIGLGYLPSTAWRLAMIVPGILLLIIAALYWFYTQDTPAGNFDDLPDRVVNKKESSLGEAAKDYRTWILFLAYGACFGIEVTFDNVAALYFAEKYGASLTMAGILAGSFGFMNLFARAMGGIVADKVGNRFGMAGKGFLLAGLLVLEGLGIVYFGLTDNITLAIIAMITFAMFLKMANGTTYAMVPFINRKALGSVSGIVGAGGNVGAVLAGFLFKSPSITYSDAFIYIGIAVAVIGGVVAFTRFSLREVPVSESELVAA from the coding sequence ATGAAACCGCTCGAAAAACTGAATATGTTTAGCTTCAAAGGCGTGCAGATGCGTACCTTCCACCTTTCCTGGATCGCCTTCTTCATGTGCTTCTTTGGCTGGTTCGGCTTAGCTCCGTTGATGAAGGTCATCAAAGACGACCTGGGCCTCAGCAAGGAGCAAATCGGCAATATTATCATTGCTTCCGTAGCGGCGACGGTTGTAGCCCGGGTGCTGATCGGACGGCTGTGCGATACCTTCGGACCACGAAAAACGTATACGGTTCTGTTGGCTGTATGTGCCATTCCGGTGATGGCGGTGGGCTTGTCGTACAACTACGAAACCTTCCTGTTATTCCGGCTGGCGATTGGCGTCATTGGCGCGTCGTTCGTCATCACGCAGTACCACACCTCGGTGATGTTCGACAAGAAGATCGTTGGCACGGCCAACGCCGTAACCGGCGGCTGGGGCAACCTGGGGGGCGGTGTGACCAACATGGTGATGCCCCTGATTTTTGCGGCGTTCATCGGCCTGGGGTACCTGCCCAGCACGGCCTGGCGGTTGGCGATGATCGTACCGGGGATACTTCTGCTCATCATCGCGGCGCTCTACTGGTTCTATACCCAGGATACTCCCGCCGGTAATTTCGACGATCTACCCGACCGTGTGGTCAATAAGAAAGAAAGCTCCTTGGGTGAAGCCGCCAAGGATTACCGTACCTGGATTCTGTTCCTCGCCTATGGTGCCTGCTTCGGCATAGAAGTGACTTTCGACAATGTGGCAGCCCTGTACTTTGCCGAAAAATACGGCGCTAGCCTGACCATGGCCGGCATCCTGGCGGGTTCGTTTGGTTTCATGAATCTCTTTGCCCGGGCTATGGGTGGCATCGTTGCCGACAAGGTAGGTAACCGTTTCGGGATGGCCGGCAAAGGTTTCCTGCTGGCCGGGCTGCTCGTACTGGAAGGGCTGGGAATCGTCTATTTTGGCCTGACGGACAATATCACGCTGGCGATAATCGCCATGATCACCTTCGCCATGTTCCTGAAAATGGCCAATGGTACCACTTACGCCATGGTACCCTTCATCAACCGCAAAGCGCTGGGATCGGTGAGTGGAATCGTGGGAGCGGGGGGCAACGTAGGGGCCGTGCTGGCCGGATTCCTGTTCAAATCGCCCTCCATCACGTATTCCGACGCTTTTATATACATCGGCATCGCCGTGGCAGTAATAGGAGGCGTAGTAGCTTTTACTCGTTTCTCGCTGCGCGAGGTACCCGTGAGCGAAAGCGAGTTGGTTGCCGCTTGA
- a CDS encoding alginate export family protein, giving the protein MRKFIKPNYFLGLLLGLLPTQLLAQFTLSGQVRTRTELRDGLGSPLSETQDVALFTSQRTRLNVGYTGYRTKFFVAVQDVRVWGQDASTNNRTTNASLNGLMLHEAWAEIGLLDTALTKTGRDLSLKIGRQELLYDDSRLLGNLDWLQQARRHDAAVLKYGNKGFTAHFGAAYNQNRESTSGQIYNGAPTGYPAGTNGIGTMYKSLQYLYLGKKLKQGTASFLVVKDDFNRYSLDSNGTQIWKKGTWSRVTLGPYISTKIGKDLSLTASAYLQTGKARDGQSLNASTVSVSTAYRLNQTFSIGPGVDYLSGNAPGDTRSHRFDPLYGTPHKFWGQMDYFYVANGFGMGGLVNYYLKSSFTLTKKISGTTDYHLFQSPNEIRIGDKPVNSKSFGSEFDLILNYKMLPTVGMQLGYAHYFTTPTLAAVKGVPSAREGANWAYLMINITPQFLSK; this is encoded by the coding sequence ATGAGAAAATTTATAAAACCTAACTATTTCCTGGGATTACTCCTGGGACTTTTACCCACGCAACTGCTGGCGCAATTTACATTGTCGGGACAGGTGCGCACCCGAACCGAACTTAGGGACGGCCTCGGCAGCCCATTGTCCGAAACCCAGGATGTGGCATTATTCACCTCGCAACGGACGCGCCTCAATGTAGGCTACACAGGGTACCGTACTAAATTTTTTGTGGCTGTGCAGGACGTCAGGGTATGGGGGCAGGATGCCTCGACCAATAACCGAACCACGAATGCCAGCCTGAATGGCCTGATGCTGCACGAAGCCTGGGCCGAAATCGGCCTGCTCGACACGGCACTTACCAAAACCGGGCGCGACCTTTCGCTGAAAATAGGCCGACAGGAACTGCTCTACGACGACAGCCGCCTGCTCGGAAACCTCGATTGGTTGCAGCAGGCCCGCCGACACGACGCCGCTGTTTTGAAGTATGGCAACAAGGGTTTTACGGCGCATTTCGGTGCTGCGTATAACCAGAACCGTGAGTCGACCAGCGGTCAGATCTACAACGGGGCACCCACGGGGTATCCCGCCGGGACCAATGGCATCGGGACCATGTACAAATCGCTGCAGTACCTGTATTTGGGCAAGAAGTTGAAACAGGGTACCGCTTCTTTCCTGGTGGTGAAGGATGACTTTAACCGTTATTCACTGGATAGCAATGGTACCCAGATATGGAAAAAAGGTACCTGGAGCCGCGTGACACTGGGGCCTTACATTTCTACCAAAATCGGTAAAGATCTGAGTTTGACGGCAAGCGCTTACTTGCAAACGGGCAAGGCTCGCGATGGACAAAGTCTAAACGCTTCCACGGTGTCGGTGAGTACGGCCTACCGACTCAATCAAACCTTTTCCATCGGGCCGGGCGTTGATTATTTGTCGGGCAATGCCCCCGGCGACACCCGCTCACACCGCTTCGATCCACTGTATGGTACCCCGCACAAATTCTGGGGACAAATGGATTACTTCTACGTAGCCAATGGCTTCGGCATGGGCGGTCTGGTGAACTACTATCTCAAATCATCTTTTACTCTTACTAAAAAGATATCCGGCACGACGGATTACCATCTTTTCCAGAGCCCCAACGAAATACGGATAGGCGACAAGCCCGTGAACAGCAAGTCCTTCGGTAGTGAGTTCGACCTCATATTAAACTACAAAATGCTACCTACTGTAGGCATGCAACTGGGTTACGCGCATTACTTCACTACCCCTACCCTGGCTGCCGTCAAGGGGGTACCTTCGGCCCGAGAAGGCGCTAATTGGGCTTATTTGATGATTAACATTACCCCGCAGTTCCTGTCTAAATAG
- a CDS encoding ATP-binding protein produces the protein MNPLDRQVAHRLTQYYILALALVAILTVSGLWFVKRTMRDLNDDGRVVNVAGRQRMLSQRLTKLAVLRIQDIPHADQSDFGNLLDLWHESHEQLRTGMLRMEKEYIVRKSPQLNMMFSQVQAVFEAMHENLKIIDSNQSTATQKAAALLVVLDKEHRFLNQMDAIVFRFDAESLERVQYLEHIEWVLTLATLTVLFLEGILVFRPVVNYTKRVIHRLTQSEEELRSTNEKLARTNTELLETQQKLVRTTEEKYQLQLAEETVRSAALLEGQEEERRRFARELHDGIGQMLTGLKLHVEKLRKIPFAEDKQKQRVEDLRNLLQETIQNTREVAFNLMPSVLGDFGLEAALQLLSDQTARSSGIDIRYTGKKDTGRLTPAQEIGLYRVAQEALNNAVKHAHAKRVEVIFERSPHEIRLIVRDNGRGFCENKKYSESSGSIIHNGIGNMKTRVRLLNGTFKIDSKKNKGSTIEVKIFG, from the coding sequence ATGAACCCACTCGACCGTCAGGTAGCTCACCGGCTTACGCAGTACTATATATTGGCACTTGCTTTGGTGGCCATTCTGACAGTCAGCGGGTTATGGTTTGTGAAAAGAACGATGCGTGATTTGAACGATGACGGGCGGGTGGTTAATGTAGCCGGGCGTCAGCGCATGCTCAGTCAGCGACTGACCAAGTTGGCCGTGCTGCGCATCCAGGATATTCCTCACGCCGACCAGAGCGACTTCGGGAATTTACTGGATCTGTGGCACGAAAGCCACGAGCAGCTTCGGACGGGAATGCTGCGCATGGAGAAAGAATACATCGTACGAAAAAGCCCGCAACTGAACATGATGTTCAGCCAGGTTCAGGCCGTGTTTGAAGCAATGCACGAAAACTTAAAAATCATCGATTCCAACCAATCCACGGCTACCCAAAAGGCCGCGGCTTTGCTGGTGGTACTTGACAAAGAACACCGGTTCCTCAACCAAATGGATGCCATCGTGTTCCGGTTCGATGCCGAAAGTCTGGAACGGGTGCAATACCTGGAACACATCGAGTGGGTGCTGACGCTGGCCACGCTGACGGTGCTTTTTCTGGAAGGTATTCTGGTATTCCGGCCCGTTGTAAATTATACCAAGCGGGTAATCCACCGCTTGACACAGTCGGAGGAGGAATTGAGAAGCACCAATGAAAAATTGGCCCGTACGAATACGGAGTTGCTGGAAACCCAACAGAAACTCGTTCGCACGACGGAAGAAAAGTACCAGTTGCAGCTGGCAGAGGAAACCGTGCGTTCGGCGGCCCTGCTGGAGGGACAGGAGGAGGAGCGTCGCCGCTTTGCACGGGAGTTGCACGACGGCATCGGGCAGATGCTCACCGGCTTGAAACTGCACGTGGAGAAATTGAGGAAAATCCCCTTTGCGGAGGACAAACAGAAGCAGCGGGTCGAGGACCTACGGAATCTGTTACAAGAAACCATTCAGAACACCCGTGAGGTAGCATTCAATCTGATGCCTTCGGTACTGGGCGATTTCGGGCTGGAAGCGGCTCTGCAGTTGCTGTCGGACCAAACGGCCCGTTCGTCGGGCATAGACATACGCTATACGGGCAAAAAAGATACCGGACGCCTGACTCCCGCTCAGGAAATCGGGCTTTATCGCGTGGCGCAGGAAGCTTTGAACAATGCCGTAAAGCATGCTCATGCCAAAAGAGTTGAGGTGATTTTCGAACGTAGCCCCCATGAAATCAGGCTAATTGTACGGGACAATGGCCGGGGTTTTTGTGAAAATAAGAAGTACTCGGAAAGTAGCGGTTCGATCATCCACAATGGCATAGGGAACATGAAAACGAGGGTACGATTATTAAACGGGACGTTTAAAATTGATTCTAAGAAAAACAAAGGAAGCACAATAGAGGTTAAGATTTTTGGGTAA
- a CDS encoding rubredoxin, with amino-acid sequence MQDIQTIKINLPGGMVSPGRLREILTVAYDAKVQQVRFGSRQQLIFRITGEKVRFLERDFKKQKIRYEINGENYPNIVSSYCAEEVFRTGHWLHESEYHTVLDGFDYSPKLKINLSDSHQSFTPFFTGNLNFIASPEPHFWYLYIRPKQSNSLFRWRDLIYTNDIAALAHTLEPFLLEAIDEEITERYLYEKVSQSSSLITQPATQEVPLPDFGLPYYEGFNRYGQRSWLGIYRRNEEFSIPFLLDICSLCLETRVGEICTTPWKSLIIKGIEENDRPRWSQIMSRHNINVRHAANELAWQTEDHDDEGIEFKKYILQYFEKHDTRTFGLCFGVQTRDKSEVFGSILIRKRYTLRVGDLRLLPVYDLFHTDNFNPNSRTYFLFETGLMKNHLPNQVDRLCRKFNASRYGQQTSRIEIAESSAPALIHERYQCPHCLTVYDETFGDERAGIAPGVPFSALPDSYLCATCEAPKTEFAVVEIENLVV; translated from the coding sequence ATGCAAGATATTCAAACTATAAAGATCAACCTTCCCGGCGGCATGGTTTCGCCCGGACGGCTGCGCGAAATCCTGACGGTTGCCTACGACGCCAAAGTACAGCAGGTACGTTTCGGTAGTCGGCAACAATTGATTTTCCGGATTACTGGCGAGAAAGTACGCTTTCTGGAAAGGGATTTCAAAAAACAGAAAATCAGGTACGAAATCAACGGCGAAAATTATCCCAATATCGTCAGCTCCTACTGCGCCGAAGAGGTTTTCCGGACTGGCCATTGGCTCCACGAAAGCGAGTACCATACCGTGCTGGACGGATTTGATTACAGTCCGAAACTAAAAATCAATCTATCTGATTCGCACCAGAGTTTTACGCCCTTTTTTACCGGCAACCTCAACTTTATTGCCTCGCCGGAGCCGCATTTCTGGTACCTCTATATCCGTCCCAAGCAATCGAATTCCTTGTTCCGCTGGCGCGATCTGATTTATACCAACGATATCGCCGCTCTCGCGCATACGCTCGAACCCTTTTTGCTGGAAGCTATCGATGAGGAAATTACCGAAAGGTACCTCTACGAAAAAGTCAGTCAATCCAGCTCATTGATCACGCAGCCCGCCACGCAGGAGGTACCCCTACCCGACTTCGGGCTCCCTTATTACGAAGGATTCAACCGCTATGGGCAGCGCTCCTGGCTGGGCATATATCGCCGGAACGAGGAGTTTTCCATTCCTTTTCTGCTGGACATCTGTTCATTGTGCCTGGAAACCCGGGTTGGCGAAATCTGTACTACGCCCTGGAAATCTTTGATTATCAAAGGTATTGAGGAAAACGATCGTCCGCGCTGGAGCCAGATCATGAGCCGGCACAACATCAATGTCCGCCACGCCGCCAACGAACTGGCCTGGCAGACCGAAGATCACGACGACGAAGGCATTGAATTTAAAAAGTACATCCTGCAGTACTTCGAAAAGCACGATACCCGGACCTTCGGACTCTGTTTCGGCGTGCAGACGCGTGATAAGTCGGAGGTATTTGGTTCGATTCTGATCCGGAAACGGTACACCCTGAGAGTGGGAGATCTGCGGTTGTTGCCCGTGTACGATCTGTTCCATACCGATAATTTCAATCCCAACAGCCGGACCTACTTTCTATTTGAAACCGGTTTGATGAAAAATCACCTACCCAATCAGGTAGATCGTCTGTGCCGGAAGTTCAATGCTTCACGCTATGGTCAACAAACATCCCGGATCGAAATCGCCGAGAGTTCGGCCCCGGCCCTAATCCATGAACGGTACCAATGCCCGCATTGCCTGACCGTATACGACGAAACCTTTGGCGACGAGCGGGCCGGCATTGCACCGGGGGTACCCTTCTCCGCCCTACCCGATAGCTACCTCTGCGCAACCTGCGAAGCGCCCAAAACGGAGTTCGCGGTAGTTGAAATAGAAAATCTTGTGGTTTGA
- the cobA gene encoding uroporphyrinogen-III C-methyltransferase has product MTPKLTLVGAGPGDEELITLKGIRALEKADVVLYDDLANAKLLEYCPSPTLKIYVGKRAGRTSFQQGEINSLILRLARKRGHVVRLKGGDPFVFGRGHEEAEFVRRHGIPCEVVPGVSSCVAVPASQGIPVTRRGISESFWVITGTTRAGELSSDLHLAAQSNATVVVLMGLKKISEICSLYTILGRGHLPMAVIQNGTRTTEGCVVGQTWEMPKLMDDNQRRNLEVGASDSAAGLNGPAVIVIGEVVALHPAYVLEYLQSLPMVA; this is encoded by the coding sequence ATGACACCGAAGCTGACACTCGTGGGGGCGGGGCCGGGCGACGAAGAACTGATCACTCTGAAGGGAATCAGGGCGCTCGAGAAAGCCGATGTAGTTTTGTACGATGACTTGGCCAACGCCAAACTATTGGAATACTGCCCGTCACCTACCTTAAAAATATACGTAGGGAAGCGCGCTGGACGTACCTCTTTTCAACAGGGTGAAATCAACAGTTTGATCCTACGCCTGGCCCGTAAGCGCGGACATGTGGTTCGGCTGAAAGGGGGCGATCCCTTTGTGTTTGGCCGCGGCCACGAAGAAGCCGAGTTTGTCCGTCGGCACGGCATCCCCTGCGAAGTAGTGCCGGGTGTATCGAGTTGTGTGGCCGTACCGGCTTCGCAGGGAATTCCGGTCACGCGCCGGGGTATTAGCGAGAGCTTTTGGGTAATTACCGGAACCACCCGCGCGGGCGAACTCTCGAGCGACCTACATCTGGCGGCACAGTCCAATGCCACGGTGGTGGTACTGATGGGCCTGAAAAAAATAAGTGAAATATGCAGCTTGTATACAATCCTGGGGCGGGGGCACCTACCTATGGCAGTGATACAGAACGGAACACGCACCACCGAAGGATGCGTGGTGGGTCAAACCTGGGAAATGCCCAAGCTAATGGATGACAATCAGCGCCGAAATCTGGAGGTGGGGGCCTCCGATTCGGCAGCTGGACTGAACGGTCCGGCGGTCATCGTGATTGGCGAAGTGGTGGCTTTGCATCCGGCCTACGTGCTGGAATATTTGCAGAGCCTTCCGATGGTTGCCTAA
- a CDS encoding molybdopterin-dependent oxidoreductase, whose protein sequence is MAHSKQTHKTTCCYCGVGCGIVVQKESDGRLTVEGDKSHPSNQGMLCSKGMNLHYTVMDQSDRLLYPQMRMNRSMPLQRVSWDEALERTAAVFRTFIQKYGPDSVAFYVSGQCLTEEYYLVNKLIKGFIGSNNIDTNSRLCMSSAVVGYKLALGEDSVPVCYDDIEEADVFYVQGANPAWCHPIIWRRIEAHKAANPHVKIITADPRLTDTGRASDLHLPVRPGTDITLNHALGRVLIERGYLDEEFIIGHTDGFTAYREQVMARSLAEAAEICGVDSADIRQAAEWIGRSRGFLSLWTMGMNQSVIGVNKNLSLINLHLITGRIGTPGNGPFSLTGQPNAMGGREVGGLANILPAHRDVTNATHRAEMEKFWNSPVKIASQPGLTATEMFKAMDDDKLKAIWIINTNPLVSMPDVNGVERALKKGRFVVVQDVSSRADTVAMADVVLPAAAWLEKEGTMTNAERRITYLPKVLDAPGEALPDVEIIWRFARKMGFTQEFNYQKASEVYAEYVKTTTGTHIDITGLSHEILKKQRSVQWPYRMDSQEGKSPVKVPRLFADRTFYTPNQRAQIHAVPDGNASELTNEDFPLVLTTGRIRDQWHTMTKTGRVSKLNQHVPEHFLQIHPDDAAARGIKPGQLVTVRGRRGEVRVKAELTTDTRRGVCFLPMHWGKILNSSLGRTNNLTNSLVDPRSKEPDYKFTAVQVVPYQKPLEKMIVIGAGSAGLGFVNAHRALNQTDEIQVFSQEIYPFYNRVLLPDYISGAQSWEQLVKMREDQFADAGITVHKGIGIASIDRLNKTVTDTNGLVHAYDKLILATGSRAFMPRGVPSLPGIFNMRSRLDADALLPFLEYPDPHAVIVGGGLLGLELAASLRELNVRVSIVQRGGRFMERQLDPLAGDLLYQEICDRGVEVYFNDEVQTYQGDSTLKSVRLRSGRKLDCQVVVLAIGTTPNIELARETGLDCNRGVVVNDYLQTSDPDIFAAGEIAQWRGQMWGITLAAEQQAETIANYLNGHVTAPYQGSLSMNILKMEGLHVCSIGLAEAPDGNPAYEEIIFIDKAKRYYKKCLVHGDKLVGAILIGDKNEFNEFRDLISKGTELSEKRLELLRSNSKSEPLAGKLVCSCNTVGRGNLEKAIQDGCTDFAQLCQQTGAGTGCGSCRPEVRSILETTLSLQLSAVD, encoded by the coding sequence ATGGCTCATTCCAAACAAACCCATAAAACTACCTGCTGCTACTGCGGTGTGGGCTGCGGCATAGTGGTGCAGAAAGAAAGCGACGGGCGTCTGACGGTGGAGGGCGACAAGAGCCATCCCTCGAACCAGGGAATGTTGTGTTCTAAGGGCATGAACCTGCACTACACTGTCATGGACCAAAGCGATCGCCTGCTGTATCCACAGATGCGCATGAATCGCTCCATGCCCTTGCAGCGGGTAAGTTGGGATGAAGCTTTGGAGCGTACGGCAGCAGTTTTCCGGACATTTATCCAAAAATATGGTCCGGATTCGGTGGCATTTTATGTTTCGGGCCAATGCCTGACGGAAGAGTATTATCTGGTCAATAAATTAATAAAGGGTTTCATTGGGTCCAACAACATCGATACCAACTCGCGGCTGTGCATGAGCTCGGCGGTAGTGGGCTACAAACTGGCTTTGGGCGAAGATTCGGTACCCGTCTGCTACGACGACATCGAGGAGGCGGACGTATTTTACGTACAGGGAGCCAATCCCGCCTGGTGCCACCCCATCATCTGGCGCAGGATCGAAGCCCATAAGGCGGCCAACCCGCACGTAAAAATAATCACCGCCGACCCGCGCCTGACCGATACCGGACGGGCGTCGGACCTGCACCTACCCGTTCGTCCCGGCACGGACATTACCCTCAACCATGCCCTTGGCCGGGTTCTGATTGAAAGGGGGTACCTTGACGAAGAATTCATCATCGGCCACACGGACGGTTTCACTGCCTACCGCGAGCAGGTGATGGCGCGTTCTCTCGCCGAGGCTGCTGAAATCTGCGGCGTCGATTCTGCCGACATCCGGCAGGCCGCCGAATGGATAGGCCGATCCCGGGGCTTCCTGTCACTCTGGACTATGGGCATGAATCAATCGGTGATCGGTGTCAATAAAAATCTTTCCCTCATTAATCTGCACCTGATTACGGGTCGCATAGGTACCCCTGGCAACGGTCCCTTCTCGCTTACCGGACAGCCCAACGCCATGGGAGGCCGGGAAGTGGGCGGTCTGGCTAATATTCTGCCGGCCCACCGTGACGTGACCAACGCTACGCACCGGGCCGAGATGGAAAAGTTCTGGAATAGTCCGGTGAAAATTGCCAGCCAACCGGGCCTGACCGCCACGGAAATGTTCAAAGCGATGGACGACGACAAGCTGAAAGCGATCTGGATCATCAACACCAATCCGCTGGTCAGCATGCCCGATGTCAACGGCGTGGAGCGGGCTTTGAAGAAAGGTAGGTTTGTGGTAGTACAGGACGTGTCGAGCCGTGCCGACACGGTGGCGATGGCCGATGTGGTACTCCCCGCCGCCGCCTGGCTGGAAAAAGAAGGTACCATGACCAACGCCGAGCGCAGGATTACCTACCTACCCAAGGTACTCGACGCCCCCGGCGAAGCTTTGCCCGATGTGGAAATCATTTGGCGCTTTGCCCGGAAAATGGGTTTCACCCAGGAATTCAACTACCAGAAAGCTTCCGAAGTATACGCCGAGTATGTCAAGACGACGACTGGTACCCATATCGACATCACCGGGCTAAGTCACGAAATTCTGAAAAAGCAGCGCAGCGTCCAGTGGCCTTACAGAATGGATTCGCAAGAAGGGAAATCTCCGGTAAAGGTACCCAGGCTATTTGCCGACCGCACGTTTTACACGCCCAATCAGCGTGCCCAGATTCACGCGGTTCCCGATGGAAACGCTTCCGAGCTAACCAACGAAGATTTTCCGCTGGTCTTGACGACGGGCCGCATTCGCGATCAATGGCACACCATGACCAAAACGGGCCGCGTGTCCAAGTTGAATCAGCACGTACCAGAGCACTTTTTACAAATCCATCCGGACGATGCGGCCGCGCGGGGAATAAAGCCGGGGCAACTGGTGACGGTGCGCGGTCGACGCGGCGAGGTACGGGTAAAGGCCGAACTTACTACGGACACCCGCCGGGGGGTGTGCTTTCTACCCATGCACTGGGGCAAAATCCTCAATAGCAGCCTGGGTCGGACCAATAACCTTACGAATAGCCTGGTAGATCCCCGCTCCAAGGAGCCGGACTACAAATTCACCGCGGTGCAGGTGGTACCTTATCAAAAACCTCTGGAAAAAATGATCGTCATCGGGGCAGGATCGGCGGGTTTGGGATTTGTCAATGCGCATCGTGCCCTGAATCAGACCGACGAAATCCAGGTTTTTTCGCAGGAAATTTACCCATTTTACAACCGGGTACTTCTCCCCGACTACATCAGCGGTGCGCAGAGTTGGGAGCAATTGGTAAAAATGCGGGAAGATCAGTTCGCCGATGCGGGCATTACCGTTCACAAAGGCATAGGAATCGCTTCCATCGATCGACTAAATAAAACCGTTACCGATACCAACGGGCTGGTGCATGCATACGACAAACTGATCCTGGCGACGGGCAGCCGGGCCTTCATGCCCAGAGGGGTACCTTCACTGCCCGGCATATTCAACATGCGCTCGCGGCTGGATGCCGATGCCCTGCTCCCATTTCTGGAATACCCCGATCCGCACGCGGTGATCGTGGGTGGCGGGCTGCTGGGCCTGGAACTGGCCGCTTCCCTGCGCGAACTCAACGTGCGGGTGTCGATCGTACAGCGGGGCGGACGCTTCATGGAGCGTCAGCTCGATCCACTGGCGGGCGACTTGCTGTACCAGGAAATCTGCGACCGCGGCGTCGAAGTTTATTTCAACGATGAGGTACAGACCTACCAGGGCGACAGTACCTTGAAATCGGTACGGCTGCGATCGGGCCGGAAGTTGGATTGCCAGGTGGTGGTACTGGCCATAGGTACCACGCCCAACATCGAGCTGGCCCGCGAAACAGGACTGGATTGCAACCGGGGCGTAGTAGTCAACGACTACCTGCAGACTTCCGATCCCGACATCTTTGCCGCGGGCGAAATAGCCCAATGGCGCGGGCAGATGTGGGGCATTACCCTGGCCGCCGAGCAGCAGGCGGAGACCATTGCGAACTACCTCAACGGCCACGTCACCGCGCCTTATCAGGGTAGTCTATCCATGAATATCCTGAAAATGGAGGGGTTGCATGTGTGCAGCATCGGCCTGGCCGAAGCCCCCGACGGCAATCCGGCTTACGAGGAAATTATTTTCATCGACAAAGCCAAACGCTATTATAAAAAGTGCCTGGTGCACGGCGACAAACTGGTAGGAGCCATCCTGATTGGCGACAAGAATGAGTTCAACGAGTTCCGGGATTTGATTTCGAAAGGTACCGAGCTATCCGAAAAAAGGCTGGAATTGTTACGTTCCAATAGCAAAAGCGAGCCTCTGGCAGGCAAGTTGGTTTGTTCGTGCAATACCGTCGGACGGGGAAACCTTGAAAAAGCCATTCAAGACGGCTGCACCGATTTCGCCCAGCTTTGCCAGCAGACCGGCGCCGGAACCGGCTGCGGCTCCTGTCGGCCGGAAGTAAGATCCATTTTGGAAACAACCCTCAGTCTTCAGCTTTCGGCCGTTGACTGA